In Pyxidicoccus xibeiensis, the following proteins share a genomic window:
- a CDS encoding Fur family transcriptional regulator, with product MGAKRIAVQPKLTEFQDRIRSAGLRSTAPRVAVLRELESASSPMSHADLVDALGDEGYDRVTIYRNLTDLTEAGLVVRADLGDHVWRFELKRAGEEHGSSHPHFTCTDCGTVACLPEESVRIASSKGVPRTVSQRAVEVQLRGLCDRCV from the coding sequence ATGGGAGCGAAAAGAATCGCCGTGCAGCCGAAGCTGACCGAGTTCCAGGATCGCATCCGCTCCGCGGGGCTGCGGAGCACCGCGCCCCGGGTCGCCGTGCTCAGGGAGCTGGAGTCCGCCTCCTCGCCGATGAGCCACGCCGACCTGGTGGATGCGCTGGGGGACGAGGGCTATGACCGGGTGACCATCTACCGCAACCTCACGGACCTCACCGAGGCCGGGCTGGTGGTGCGGGCGGACCTGGGGGACCACGTGTGGCGCTTCGAGCTGAAGCGCGCGGGGGAGGAGCACGGGAGCAGCCACCCGCACTTCACCTGCACGGACTGCGGCACGGTGGCCTGCCTGCCGGAGGAGTCGGTGCGCATCGCCTCCTCGAAGGGCGTGCCGCGCACCGTGTCCCAGCGCGCCGTGGAAGTGCAGCTGCGCGGCCTCTGCGACCGCTGCGTCTAG
- a CDS encoding trypsin-like serine peptidase: protein MQVVLPPARRKLLGAMLCSLTVAACGPAPEPESKGSDTAAPATGTQEQPVVYGTDNRTDVYAHANATLRARAQQSTVALMNPSDFTVNPSSGAVTFNADTLQSAYNLCSSQRFLSDLTPAFCSGTLIDDDLVLTAGHCITSASACTGTRFVFNFYRNGAGSMQPVTSQDIFSCQSIVVRQQATVGGRNLDYAIVKLDRAATPRFTPAPIRAGNAALPVGTSVTVIGSGSGIPFKIDDGGSVRDARAATLDYFVSNMDTFGGNSGSGVYENGGYTVAGILVRGETDYVSSGSCSIVNTCTETGCRGEDITYVRPAVDAYCAVATSTRLCAGYPPPPTSVKFTYSATNTNSAQQNTTNHNVTLAAGQTLNFGTCTVPGATGTGDTWLRLYNSAGVQQASNDDACGVLSYASFKATVAGTYQIRAGCYSSNTCSGTVAYTIQ, encoded by the coding sequence ATGCAGGTCGTCCTCCCCCCCGCCCGCCGCAAGCTGCTCGGCGCGATGCTCTGTTCCCTCACCGTCGCGGCCTGTGGTCCGGCTCCCGAGCCCGAGTCCAAGGGCAGCGACACGGCGGCTCCCGCGACGGGCACCCAGGAGCAGCCGGTGGTGTACGGGACGGACAACCGCACGGACGTGTACGCGCACGCGAACGCCACCCTGCGCGCCCGCGCCCAGCAGTCCACCGTGGCGCTGATGAACCCGTCGGACTTCACGGTGAACCCCTCCAGCGGCGCCGTCACCTTCAACGCGGACACGCTGCAGAGCGCCTACAACCTCTGCTCCAGCCAGCGCTTCCTGTCGGACCTGACGCCGGCCTTCTGCTCGGGCACGCTCATCGACGATGACCTGGTGCTCACCGCGGGCCACTGCATCACCAGCGCGTCGGCCTGCACCGGCACGCGCTTCGTCTTCAACTTCTACCGCAACGGCGCCGGCAGCATGCAGCCGGTGACGTCGCAGGACATCTTCTCCTGCCAGTCCATCGTCGTGCGCCAGCAGGCCACGGTGGGCGGGCGCAACCTGGACTACGCCATCGTCAAGCTGGACCGCGCGGCCACCCCGCGCTTCACCCCGGCCCCCATCCGCGCGGGCAACGCCGCCCTGCCGGTGGGCACCAGCGTGACGGTGATTGGCTCGGGCAGCGGCATCCCCTTCAAGATTGACGACGGCGGCTCGGTGCGCGACGCGCGCGCCGCCACGCTGGACTACTTCGTCTCCAACATGGACACCTTCGGCGGCAACTCGGGCTCGGGCGTGTACGAGAACGGCGGCTACACGGTGGCCGGCATCCTGGTGCGCGGCGAGACGGACTACGTCTCCAGCGGCAGCTGCAGCATCGTCAACACCTGCACGGAGACGGGCTGCCGCGGCGAGGACATCACCTACGTGCGGCCCGCCGTCGACGCGTACTGCGCGGTGGCCACCAGCACGCGGCTGTGCGCGGGCTATCCGCCGCCGCCGACGTCGGTGAAGTTCACCTACTCGGCCACCAACACCAACAGCGCGCAGCAGAACACCACCAACCACAACGTCACGCTGGCCGCCGGACAGACGCTCAACTTCGGCACCTGCACGGTGCCCGGCGCCACCGGCACCGGTGATACCTGGCTGCGCCTGTACAACAGCGCGGGCGTCCAGCAGGCCTCCAACGACGACGCCTGCGGCGTGCTGTCCTACGCCAGCTTCAAGGCGACGGTGGCCGGGACGTACCAGATTCGCGCCGGCTGCTACTCGAGCAACACCTGCAGCGGCACGGTGGCGTACACCATCCAGTAA
- a CDS encoding response regulator: protein MQPLQTLLVVDDDLDIRDALQDVFELEGYAVLLAADGLEALAQLRQVESPPHLILLDLMMPRMDGFAFREALRHDSNLSDIPVLVASADLDVKGAAEELEVAGWLRKPLDLSELLSTVKRLSQAA from the coding sequence GTGCAACCGCTTCAGACACTGCTGGTCGTAGACGACGACCTGGACATCCGTGATGCGCTCCAGGACGTCTTCGAGCTGGAGGGCTACGCCGTCCTCCTCGCCGCGGATGGGCTGGAAGCGCTGGCCCAGCTGCGCCAGGTCGAGTCTCCGCCGCACCTCATCCTGCTGGACCTGATGATGCCGAGGATGGACGGCTTCGCCTTCCGCGAGGCGCTGCGCCACGACTCCAACCTGTCGGACATCCCGGTGCTGGTGGCCAGCGCGGACCTGGACGTGAAGGGCGCCGCGGAGGAGCTGGAGGTCGCCGGCTGGCTGCGCAAGCCGCTGGACCTGTCGGAGCTGCTGTCCACGGTGAAGCGCCTGAGCCAGGCCGCCTGA
- a CDS encoding ligand-binding sensor domain-containing protein, with amino-acid sequence MIRRLLGACIGVVVVTAWACGGSEEPVPPPNPGENINPPPEQRPEETDAGTPPQTDAGTDAGTDAGTDAGTDAGTDAGTDAGTDAGTGTDAGTDAGTDGGTTEPELTPGPWPIDTVVDLTARYGASGFRQFGVDAAHNVWLLNGDRIGVLRADTKQLIWTSSPIGQAAGGFGRDNKATASTVICGGSGGRAYVGYQSYDLGADDEFPGLHTNYIVSPGECYKPYPSSPTCYVYSPRRLQYYTQGDVDVVKLDTNGSIVLEEHLHQSVRNTKDEQGNPRVQTGPRKLADLDNLGIRNSNDHHYDEDRSIYSCIRVMRGRDAGDVYVGSNHGVTRIRGLEYNSHRHAVWLRDGSQMAGYNYGLGIAQDGDVLIANDWMFGIVTPTPQLGDWDNMNKSVNVMKVESSYLPELNSMEEFDYWRAAAQTKDGTYYLGSKDYGLWKVTLTRPANQAQQGTKVSEDAGLQRINALAATDDGSLFIGADSGLWRMTPQKTLERVSGMPGGGVSQLIYDPTVAPSALFVSINGKLLMLRGH; translated from the coding sequence GTGATTCGACGACTGCTGGGCGCGTGTATCGGGGTGGTGGTGGTGACGGCGTGGGCGTGCGGTGGCTCGGAGGAACCTGTTCCCCCACCCAATCCGGGAGAGAACATCAACCCTCCTCCGGAGCAGCGCCCGGAGGAGACTGACGCGGGCACGCCTCCGCAGACGGATGCCGGCACGGACGCGGGCACCGACGCCGGGACGGACGCCGGGACGGACGCCGGCACCGACGCCGGGACGGATGCGGGCACCGACGCCGGCACCGGCACGGATGCGGGCACGGACGCGGGCACCGACGGTGGCACCACGGAGCCGGAGCTCACCCCGGGCCCGTGGCCCATCGACACGGTGGTGGACCTCACGGCCAGGTACGGGGCCTCGGGGTTCAGGCAGTTCGGCGTGGATGCCGCGCACAACGTGTGGCTGCTGAACGGCGACCGCATCGGCGTGCTGCGCGCGGACACCAAGCAGCTCATCTGGACGAGCTCGCCCATCGGCCAGGCCGCGGGGGGCTTCGGGCGGGACAACAAGGCCACCGCGTCCACCGTCATCTGCGGCGGCAGCGGCGGCCGCGCGTACGTGGGCTACCAGTCGTATGACCTGGGGGCGGACGACGAGTTCCCCGGCCTCCACACCAACTACATCGTCAGCCCCGGCGAGTGCTACAAGCCCTACCCGTCCTCGCCCACGTGCTACGTGTACAGCCCTCGCCGGCTCCAGTACTACACGCAGGGCGACGTGGACGTGGTGAAGCTGGACACCAACGGGAGCATCGTCCTCGAGGAGCACCTGCACCAGTCCGTGCGCAACACGAAGGACGAGCAGGGCAACCCGCGCGTCCAGACGGGTCCCCGCAAGCTGGCGGACCTGGACAACCTCGGCATCCGCAACAGCAACGACCACCACTACGACGAGGACCGCAGCATCTACAGCTGCATCCGCGTCATGCGCGGCCGTGACGCGGGCGACGTGTACGTGGGCTCCAACCACGGCGTCACCCGCATCCGCGGGCTCGAGTACAACAGCCACCGCCACGCGGTGTGGCTGCGGGACGGCAGCCAGATGGCGGGCTACAACTACGGGCTCGGCATCGCCCAGGACGGGGACGTCCTCATCGCCAACGACTGGATGTTCGGCATCGTCACGCCCACGCCCCAGCTGGGCGACTGGGACAACATGAACAAGTCCGTCAACGTGATGAAGGTCGAGTCCTCGTACCTGCCCGAGCTCAACAGCATGGAGGAGTTCGACTACTGGCGCGCCGCCGCGCAGACGAAGGACGGCACGTACTACCTGGGCAGCAAGGACTACGGCCTGTGGAAGGTGACCCTCACCCGTCCCGCCAACCAGGCCCAGCAGGGCACGAAGGTCTCCGAGGACGCGGGGCTCCAGCGCATCAACGCGCTGGCCGCCACGGATGACGGCTCGCTCTTCATCGGCGCCGACTCCGGCCTGTGGCGCATGACGCCGCAGAAGACGCTGGAGCGGGTGTCCGGGATGCCGGGCGGTGGCGTGTCGCAGCTCATCTATGACCCGACGGTGGCCCCGTCGGCCCTCTTCGTGAGCATCAATGGCAAGCTGCTGATGCTCCGCGGCCACTGA
- a CDS encoding sensor histidine kinase, whose translation MALSELMASVPLGMAIIGLDLRYVEVSEAMAAMNGLPREAHLGRLMAEVLGNEPSARDVLRRVRRVLETGEPLVGVEIVHREPGGGVEGTRVYRASYHPLRREGEVVAASIYVEDMTERRRVEAQRDAGAARERAVREQALRETQEAVRARDEFLSVAAHELRTPLTSLRLHLQLLQRQVGVAQPALSAELAPRAQVLERQLSRLGSLVNTLLDVSRLAAGKLSLEPRELDLAQMVRQMVDAFAEEFSRAGSALSVHLDGPLMGSWDPLRVEQVLVNLLSNAVKYGAGRPVEVSLAGEGHTAVLAVKDHGIGISEDGMARLFGKFERAVSERHYGGLGLGLYITRQIVEAMGGSITVRSAQGQGSTFILRLPTWPQPPRQPEAR comes from the coding sequence GTGGCGCTGTCCGAGCTGATGGCCTCCGTGCCCCTGGGCATGGCCATCATCGGCCTGGACCTGCGCTACGTGGAGGTCAGCGAGGCCATGGCCGCCATGAACGGCCTGCCACGCGAGGCCCACCTCGGCCGCCTCATGGCGGAGGTGCTGGGCAACGAGCCCTCCGCGCGCGACGTGCTGCGCCGCGTGCGCCGCGTGCTGGAGACGGGCGAGCCGCTGGTCGGCGTGGAAATCGTCCACCGGGAGCCCGGGGGAGGGGTGGAGGGCACGCGTGTCTACCGGGCGAGCTACCACCCGCTGCGCCGTGAGGGCGAGGTCGTCGCCGCGTCCATCTACGTGGAGGACATGACGGAGCGCCGCCGGGTGGAGGCGCAGCGGGACGCGGGCGCGGCGCGCGAGCGCGCGGTGCGCGAGCAGGCCCTGCGGGAGACGCAGGAGGCCGTGCGCGCGCGGGACGAGTTCCTCAGCGTCGCGGCGCACGAGCTGCGCACGCCGCTCACCAGCCTGCGGCTCCACCTCCAGCTGCTCCAGCGCCAGGTGGGCGTCGCGCAGCCGGCGCTGTCGGCGGAGCTGGCGCCCCGGGCGCAGGTGCTGGAGCGGCAGCTGTCCCGGCTGGGCAGCCTGGTGAACACGCTGCTGGACGTGTCCCGGCTGGCCGCGGGCAAGCTGAGCCTGGAGCCTCGCGAGCTGGACCTGGCCCAGATGGTGCGGCAGATGGTGGACGCGTTCGCCGAGGAGTTCAGCCGCGCGGGCAGCGCGCTGTCGGTCCACCTGGACGGGCCGCTGATGGGCTCGTGGGACCCGCTGCGCGTGGAGCAGGTGCTGGTCAATCTATTGTCCAACGCGGTCAAGTACGGCGCGGGCCGGCCGGTGGAGGTGTCCCTGGCGGGCGAGGGCCACACGGCCGTGCTGGCCGTGAAGGACCACGGCATCGGCATCTCCGAGGACGGCATGGCCCGCCTGTTCGGCAAGTTCGAGCGCGCCGTGTCGGAGCGGCACTACGGCGGGCTGGGCCTGGGGCTCTACATCACCCGGCAAATCGTCGAGGCCATGGGCGGCAGCATCACCGTGCGCTCGGCGCAGGGGCAGGGCTCCACCTTCATCCTGCGCCTGCCCACCTGGCCCCAGCCGCCGCGCCAGCCCGAGGCGCGCTGA
- a CDS encoding metallophosphoesterase has protein sequence MRLRRLARRTAPYAPQAASPHLEVIEGGRNELVARSGADPFRTERRLRWRDHFSLSENVFFLRHMHAEHDGLRVAQLSDVHVGQATSAIRIRRAVEAVNAEAPDMVFLTGDYVTHSPKPLPRVRELLAGLKGPVFVVLGNHDHWVDGPYIREGFERLGYTVLQNEHRVVHVKGAPVTVLGIDDGRTGRDDVEATFRGAPESGTRLVLTHAPPTVDKLPAHAGLVQFSGHTHGGQFVVRGLTEAIFRRAGQPYISGHYHVNGNQLYVNRGLGFGFGGPYLRRGSEPEVAFFTLRKDTAATAS, from the coding sequence ATGCGCCTGAGACGCCTCGCCCGCCGCACCGCTCCCTACGCCCCCCAGGCCGCTTCTCCCCACCTGGAGGTCATCGAGGGAGGCCGGAACGAGCTGGTGGCCCGAAGTGGCGCGGACCCCTTCCGCACGGAGCGGCGGCTGCGCTGGAGGGACCACTTCTCCCTGTCGGAGAACGTCTTCTTCCTGAGGCACATGCACGCCGAGCACGACGGCCTGCGCGTGGCGCAGCTGTCGGACGTCCACGTGGGGCAGGCGACGTCCGCCATCCGCATCCGCCGCGCGGTGGAGGCCGTCAACGCGGAGGCGCCGGACATGGTGTTCCTCACGGGCGACTACGTGACGCACAGCCCGAAGCCGCTGCCGCGCGTGCGCGAGCTGCTGGCGGGCCTGAAGGGCCCCGTCTTCGTGGTGCTGGGCAACCATGACCACTGGGTGGACGGCCCCTACATCCGCGAGGGCTTCGAGCGGCTGGGCTACACGGTGCTGCAGAACGAGCACCGGGTGGTGCACGTGAAGGGCGCGCCGGTGACGGTGCTGGGCATCGACGACGGGCGCACGGGCCGCGACGACGTGGAGGCGACGTTCCGCGGCGCGCCGGAGTCCGGCACGCGGCTGGTGCTGACGCATGCGCCGCCCACGGTGGACAAGCTCCCCGCGCACGCGGGCCTGGTGCAGTTCTCCGGGCACACGCACGGCGGCCAGTTCGTGGTGCGCGGCCTCACCGAGGCCATCTTCCGCCGCGCCGGCCAGCCGTACATCAGCGGCCACTACCACGTGAATGGCAACCAGCTGTACGTGAACCGCGGGCTGGGCTTCGGCTTCGGCGGGCCGTACCTGCGCCGGGGCAGCGAGCCCGAGGTGGCCTTCTTCACGCTGCGCAAGGACACGGCGGCCACCGCGAGCTGA
- a CDS encoding DUF2380 domain-containing protein, producing the protein MPTRRAVLEAVDGVRGSTGDVASALSRLAALPPGLGNRGLSGVNGAFTRYLDHGSNQLPWIQGTLGGVTALTTAALEVDDADMELGLLRMTGPRLQAAMSGSMLVAAWLDFLHLADAVLRQCPAYSAETLFMDLHRVQRLMDPTLAALASRDLERVEAAAIAMPALMGQLTREFGSIRDGARMAMERADRAIAAAQFVEMLTLVSTLKLSLPRLPPAKPATLGVGLVMGSGGVMMGSRLVVSAEWVEMMRQLVKAGVISMPAVSAAVRIHGGQVLMAQANQDLPKGVRDALGDGPEVRAMRQTGRAGAGMAEAPKHHVLPQEHREWFAKRGFRGDMDIDQFCVRMERAHHEAIHGGGNWRLGRTWPDEWNQRIMKALREAETEASKMLTRNAILRIVAQNMKRYDIPMTFTRASKR; encoded by the coding sequence ATGCCCACGCGTCGAGCGGTCCTCGAGGCCGTTGACGGCGTGCGCGGCTCCACTGGCGATGTCGCCAGCGCGCTCTCCAGGCTTGCGGCGCTTCCTCCGGGCCTGGGCAACCGGGGCCTCAGTGGCGTCAATGGCGCCTTCACCCGCTACCTCGACCATGGCTCGAACCAGCTGCCATGGATTCAGGGGACGCTCGGTGGCGTCACCGCGCTGACGACCGCGGCCTTGGAAGTCGATGATGCCGACATGGAGCTGGGCCTGCTCCGGATGACGGGCCCTCGGCTCCAGGCGGCCATGTCCGGCTCCATGCTGGTGGCCGCGTGGCTCGACTTCCTCCACCTCGCCGACGCCGTGCTCCGTCAGTGCCCGGCCTACAGCGCCGAGACGCTGTTCATGGACCTCCACCGCGTGCAGCGGCTGATGGACCCCACCCTGGCCGCGCTCGCGTCGCGCGACCTGGAGCGGGTCGAGGCCGCGGCCATCGCGATGCCCGCGTTGATGGGGCAACTCACCCGCGAGTTCGGCTCCATCCGCGACGGCGCACGAATGGCGATGGAGCGCGCCGACCGCGCTATCGCGGCGGCGCAGTTCGTGGAGATGCTCACCCTGGTCTCGACGCTGAAGCTGTCGCTGCCGCGGCTACCACCTGCGAAGCCCGCGACGCTGGGCGTGGGACTGGTGATGGGGTCGGGGGGAGTGATGATGGGCTCGCGGCTGGTCGTCTCCGCCGAGTGGGTGGAGATGATGCGCCAGCTCGTGAAGGCGGGCGTCATCTCCATGCCTGCCGTCAGCGCCGCTGTCCGCATCCATGGCGGCCAGGTGCTGATGGCGCAGGCGAACCAGGACCTGCCGAAGGGCGTGCGCGACGCACTGGGTGACGGGCCCGAGGTCCGTGCCATGCGACAGACCGGACGCGCGGGGGCTGGCATGGCAGAAGCGCCGAAGCATCATGTCCTTCCACAAGAGCACCGTGAGTGGTTCGCGAAGCGCGGCTTCAGGGGAGACATGGACATCGACCAGTTCTGCGTCAGGATGGAGCGGGCGCACCACGAGGCGATTCATGGTGGTGGCAACTGGCGCCTGGGGCGAACCTGGCCGGACGAATGGAATCAGCGAATCATGAAGGCGCTGCGCGAGGCCGAGACTGAGGCGAGCAAGATGTTGACTCGGAACGCGATCCTCAGAATCGTCGCGCAGAACATGAAACGCTACGACATCCCGATGACATTCACTCGTGCGAGCAAGCGATGA
- a CDS encoding NUDIX hydrolase, which translates to MTDGRSWQGNWKARLYERVRERGYDSLTAFAEARPAVPLIALAEELGKDDVAGVQVFNELLEEAQQRRKVTRFVRDCFVRELSEVLPDGWPTVMDDEARLNVAIVIGQWSAYTPYTHEKRVEQARKALRDTPPPPGWRPLGPDDELLRTLLPDEEA; encoded by the coding sequence ATGACCGATGGGCGTTCCTGGCAGGGAAACTGGAAGGCGCGCTTGTATGAGCGGGTCCGTGAGCGGGGTTACGACTCGCTCACCGCCTTCGCCGAGGCGCGCCCTGCCGTGCCGCTGATTGCCCTGGCAGAGGAACTCGGCAAGGACGACGTCGCCGGGGTGCAGGTGTTCAATGAACTGCTTGAAGAAGCGCAGCAGCGCAGGAAGGTCACTCGCTTCGTGCGGGATTGTTTCGTGCGCGAGCTGTCAGAAGTTCTTCCTGATGGTTGGCCGACCGTAATGGACGACGAAGCCCGCCTGAATGTCGCGATCGTGATCGGCCAATGGTCCGCGTACACCCCATACACCCACGAGAAACGCGTCGAGCAAGCCAGGAAAGCGCTCCGTGACACACCGCCCCCACCCGGCTGGCGCCCGCTCGGTCCCGACGACGAGCTGCTCCGCACGCTCCTCCCCGACGAGGAAGCCTGA
- the pdxR gene encoding MocR-like pyridoxine biosynthesis transcription factor PdxR, which produces MEPVFPFALELPTRGQGRRTQALHRQLREAILDGRYPAGAPLPATRQVAAALGVARNTVVTAYDLLMAEGYVLPRRGATAVVADLAARRPARGTPRAPGRDATRISPSWRTAPFLGPSAPADLPPRSFRVGVPEHRHFPHDTWRRLSARSLRAWAKAPFTYPPTEGLPELREAIAQHVAFSRAVVCTRDDVIVTSGAQQAFDLLARLLVTPGETRVAVEEPGYPRLRAAFAAAGARQVPVPVDDEGLRVDRLPGDVRVVSVTPSHQSPTGVALSLSRRRALLDFARARDAVVIEDDYDGEFRFAARPLDALQTLDRDARVFYVGTFSKSLFPGVRIGFVIAPRWARDALLAIKQCSDAHCDAVAQATLAAFIRDGHLARHVRRMRPIYAERRTALLAGLRRHLADWLEPIPSEAGLHLAARVLQPEHAATLFATARHYAPGVQSITEYSLTPPEQPALSFGYGVMEAEEITSALRRWGGALARR; this is translated from the coding sequence ATGGAGCCAGTCTTCCCCTTCGCCCTGGAGCTTCCGACGCGGGGCCAGGGCCGGCGCACGCAGGCGCTGCACCGCCAGCTGCGCGAGGCGATTCTCGACGGCCGCTACCCCGCGGGCGCGCCGCTGCCGGCCACGCGCCAGGTGGCCGCCGCGCTCGGCGTGGCCCGCAACACCGTGGTCACCGCCTACGACTTGCTGATGGCCGAGGGCTATGTGCTCCCGCGCCGGGGCGCGACGGCGGTGGTGGCCGACCTCGCCGCGCGCCGTCCGGCCCGGGGCACGCCCCGCGCACCGGGACGTGATGCCACGCGCATCAGCCCCAGCTGGCGCACCGCGCCGTTCCTGGGCCCCAGCGCCCCCGCGGACCTGCCGCCGCGCAGCTTCCGCGTCGGGGTGCCGGAGCACCGGCACTTCCCGCACGACACCTGGCGGCGACTGTCGGCGCGCTCGCTGCGCGCGTGGGCGAAGGCGCCCTTCACCTATCCGCCCACCGAGGGCCTGCCCGAGCTGCGCGAGGCCATCGCCCAGCACGTCGCCTTCTCCCGCGCGGTGGTGTGCACGCGCGATGACGTCATCGTGACGTCCGGGGCGCAGCAGGCCTTCGACCTGCTGGCGCGGCTGCTGGTGACACCGGGCGAGACGCGCGTGGCCGTCGAGGAGCCGGGCTATCCGCGGCTGCGCGCCGCGTTTGCCGCCGCTGGAGCGCGGCAGGTGCCGGTGCCGGTGGACGACGAAGGGCTCCGCGTCGACCGCCTGCCCGGAGACGTGCGCGTCGTCAGCGTCACGCCCTCACACCAGTCGCCGACCGGCGTCGCGCTGTCATTGTCGCGCCGGCGTGCGCTGCTCGACTTCGCCCGCGCCCGGGACGCGGTGGTCATCGAGGACGACTACGACGGCGAGTTCCGCTTCGCCGCGCGCCCCCTGGATGCGCTCCAGACGTTGGATCGCGACGCGCGGGTCTTCTACGTCGGCACGTTCTCCAAGAGCCTGTTCCCCGGCGTGCGCATCGGCTTCGTCATCGCTCCGCGCTGGGCGCGCGACGCGCTGCTCGCCATCAAGCAGTGCAGCGACGCCCACTGTGACGCCGTCGCGCAAGCCACGCTCGCCGCCTTCATCCGGGACGGCCACCTCGCGCGTCACGTCCGCCGCATGCGCCCCATCTACGCCGAACGCCGCACCGCGCTGCTCGCCGGCCTGCGCCGCCACCTCGCCGACTGGCTGGAGCCGATTCCCTCCGAGGCCGGGCTGCACCTCGCCGCGCGCGTCCTTCAGCCCGAGCACGCCGCGACGCTCTTCGCCACCGCCCGCCACTACGCTCCGGGCGTGCAATCCATCACCGAATACTCGCTCACCCCACCCGAGCAGCCGGCGCTGTCGTTCGGGTACGGGGTGATGGAGGCGGAGGAAATCACCAGTGCGCTGCGGCGCTGGGGTGGAGCGCTGGCGCGGCGGTAG
- a CDS encoding MBL fold metallo-hydrolase: MPCYICETCGTQYADTAAPPARCAICEDERQYVGWNGQRWKTHAALAETFESRLEDDAGLLGIGLAPDFAINQRALHVPASGCKLLWECVSLVTDAAVDALRARGGVEAIAISHPHFYSSMVEWSEALGDVTIFVHEADREWVQRPSRRIEFWRGDTCRLSGDVTLLRCGGHFPGSTALHWTQGPRGGGALFPGDALQVVSDRRHVSFMYSYPNYLPMRAADVRHMRALLDSYAFEDVYGYTWGRNILGGGRAAVEASFDRFLERVERVA; the protein is encoded by the coding sequence ATGCCCTGCTACATCTGCGAGACCTGCGGTACCCAGTACGCCGACACCGCCGCGCCGCCCGCGCGCTGCGCCATCTGCGAGGACGAGCGCCAGTACGTCGGCTGGAACGGCCAGCGCTGGAAGACGCACGCGGCGCTCGCCGAGACCTTCGAGTCACGGCTCGAGGACGACGCCGGCCTGCTGGGCATCGGCCTGGCGCCGGACTTCGCCATCAACCAGCGCGCGCTGCACGTGCCGGCAAGCGGCTGCAAGCTGCTGTGGGAGTGCGTCAGCCTGGTGACGGACGCAGCGGTGGACGCGCTCCGGGCTCGCGGAGGCGTCGAGGCCATTGCCATCTCCCATCCGCACTTCTACTCGTCGATGGTGGAGTGGAGCGAGGCCCTGGGCGACGTCACCATCTTCGTGCACGAGGCGGACCGCGAGTGGGTGCAGCGGCCGTCGCGGCGCATCGAGTTCTGGCGCGGCGACACGTGCCGGCTGTCCGGCGACGTCACCCTGCTGCGCTGCGGCGGGCACTTTCCCGGCAGCACCGCGCTGCACTGGACGCAGGGCCCTCGCGGCGGCGGCGCGCTGTTCCCCGGCGACGCACTGCAGGTCGTGTCCGACCGGCGCCATGTCAGCTTCATGTACAGCTACCCCAACTACCTCCCGATGCGGGCCGCCGACGTGCGGCACATGCGCGCGCTGCTGGACAGCTACGCGTTCGAGGACGTGTACGGCTACACCTGGGGCCGCAACATCCTGGGCGGCGGCCGCGCGGCGGTGGAGGCGTCGTTCGACCGGTTCCTGGAGCGCGTCGAGCGGGTGGCGTGA
- a CDS encoding DoxX family protein, which yields MGVLAPLGRLLFSAIFITSGLNHFFQLQALTAYAQASGVPEPRLAVLLSGVALVGGGLCVLLGVFARLGAAAIAVFLLAAAFMVHRFWLIPDAVAAQEQLIHFMKNLSMAGGALLIVYFGSGPFSLRGRKREEGLGGGRLGVPLRH from the coding sequence ATGGGCGTGCTCGCCCCGCTTGGCCGGCTGCTCTTCTCGGCCATCTTCATCACCAGTGGTCTCAACCACTTCTTCCAGCTCCAGGCGCTGACGGCCTATGCCCAGGCGTCCGGCGTGCCCGAGCCCCGGCTGGCGGTGCTGCTGTCCGGAGTGGCGCTGGTGGGAGGTGGCCTGTGTGTGCTGCTGGGCGTGTTTGCCCGCCTGGGCGCGGCGGCCATCGCCGTCTTCCTGCTGGCCGCGGCCTTCATGGTCCACCGGTTCTGGCTCATTCCGGATGCGGTGGCGGCGCAGGAGCAGCTCATCCACTTCATGAAGAACCTCTCCATGGCGGGAGGCGCGCTGCTCATCGTCTATTTCGGCTCTGGCCCCTTCAGCCTGCGGGGCCGCAAGCGAGAGGAGGGGCTCGGCGGCGGGCGGCTCGGGGTGCCCTTGCGGCACTGA